In the Sorghum bicolor cultivar BTx623 chromosome 4, Sorghum_bicolor_NCBIv3, whole genome shotgun sequence genome, GGGGCCTCTTCCATGGTTCTTACTTCGTACAGTTTTGTTGATAATATGGCATTCTACTGTGTTGCAGGAAGCACACAGTTTTTGGCAAGCTTGTTGTTGGAAGTGATATTCTAAAGAGGATCGAGCAAGTAGATGTGCAATCCCCTGATTCAACTCCTGTTGTTCCGGTTACTATAGTAAATTGTGGGGAGCTCACTGACCGCAAAGATCTTGGATCTATGACAATAGAAATTGGTAATGCTTGTCAACTGTTTGGAATTTTCACAGCACCTATGGATCCATTTAGTAGTATAAGGATTTAGGCCTTTTTTGGGGCATTTAGGTAAAGCAGGGCATGTTTtgtatttaatttttgaatGTTCTTTCGATGTGATAATGGTCATACAGATAAAAAGAGGGCTGCCAAATCAAAGTCTTCAAAGGATATATCTTCCGATGAGGAAAGTAATGAAGGACAACACAAGGGACGTCGTCACAAATCTTCGAAAaggagaaggaagaagaagagataTTCTTATTCGGAATCAGATAGCTCTTCTGAGTCAGAGACTGAATCATCTGATTCTGAGAGTGATTCTGATACTTACTCAAGTGACTCATCTGATGTCAGCAGCTCAAGTGATGACAGGCGAAGGCGCAGAAAGAGACACTCGAAGAAAAATAAACGCAAGCGTTCAAGAAGAAAGCGTGACCATAGGCGCGAAAGAAGGCGTAGGAAGCGTGACAGGAAATCAAAACATAAGTCAAAAAGGTCTGTTAATATTGTTGAATTGATTtcgttcaatttttttttgtcaaattgAACATTCCTAACCTTTGACCTATATTTATTAGCAGGATAATAAAGGGTGATAGTGAAGCTGAAAGCACGAGCGATAGCAGCTCTGAAGATGATAGAAGCAAGAGACACCGCCGTGGGCGGAAGTCCAAGGCATCATCTCAAGTTTCTGGtagtttcttttctttttgcctATATATTCTTTAGCCCAATGTATgttgagcttctgtatttcaCTAGTACCAAGTAAATCGAAGCATAAGTTCCTGAACTTTGTTCTGATTTCTCAGTTAGTTATTAGGTTTATGAACTCTGAGAGTTGGAGTAACATTCCTGTAAACTTGTGCTATGTACCACATCAGCcaatcctaagagtggggtggcATTCATCATCATTAATGAACTGTATAGGCGCAATAGGATACCATATCTGGTTAAGTACTTCTGTTATGGCGGtggctagggttgagagggagaGAGGCAGCCGGCCGGGGGCCTTGCCCACGGCCAAGCAAGAGAGAGAAGGCTTTTCCTTCTAATTCCTGCTCTCCTCCAATCCCCATACGGGTTACAGATAAATAGCCTCTGGCTAACCACTCCCTATAATTCCTCTCTTCTTTCCTACTATTCCTCCAACCCTCCAAACTAACCCAATCAGCTAAGGCAAGGTTGAACAGATTTGCCTCTAATTGAGGCGTGGACATATGCTTCTAACAACTTCATTGTATTTCAAGAAACTGATAGAATAAATCTGACAAGGTAATGCAATGGCAGTAGCTAACGCTACTCAAGCACAATCAAGAGACATCACAAAAGATAGTTTTCAATTTCTTGCATGCTTGGATGCCTTATTGGTTCACTGTTTACTTACCCATTGCAAATACTTGTGGACAAAGATCTGGGCAAACTTTTGAAACTGACTATCAATAACTTCTGAAATACAGATGGTTTGGAATTATGGCAACCATTCACTTAGATTTGTCTTAAACATAATGTCATATTCTCATAATTTTATTGCATTTTATAATTTATGAATATAGATATATTATAGTGGAAAATAGTGGCTAAAGGTAGACCATGCCATGTCTAAAAATCAGGAAGTTCTGACTCGCTGTATATCTCTTTGGTTGCATGGTATTATCGGTGGTATTGTTCTGTTATCTGTCTTGCATGAACAACTGTACTGATTGGCCATCTTGTAAGGGATATATAGTTCTTGCTTGGTTTGTGTGGTACATGTTTAGTTTAGTTCAACTACTGATTGCAATCTACACTAACCTTTTCAGAGGAAAATCTTGCTGCAGTGGCTGCTTTGAAGGATGCCATATCACCTCAACAAAAGAGTGGAATACCAAGGAGTCCAGCACAAGATGTCTCTACCCTGCAAAACGGGGAAATCCATACAAATGGTGTTAATGAATCAAAAATTGAAAGGAGTGCAGCTGTCATGCCTGTTCTAACTGGCAATCGAAGCAAATCTAGGTTTCCTATACTTCTTCATACATAAATCATTCTTTGTGCTTACTACTTCTGGAAGCGGTGTTTCATCTGATATTGATAAGCAGGAGCCAGAGCATGAGTGCTAATCACTCAATGAGCAAGAGTATGAGTATCAGTCCAAGAAGAAGCCCAATGAAAAGGTCAATTACCAGCCCAAAGAGGTCAGTTAGCAGGAGCCCTGTTCACCACAATCGCATTGTCCGTACTCCTAAAAGAAGTGAGAGCAGGAGTCCAGCCAGACGGCAGAGCATCAGCAGGAGCCCTGCTAGGAGCCTCAGCAAGAGCTCACCCAGAGGTGCAAGCAGAAGCCCCCACATAATCAGGAGTCCTGTTGAAGCTCACAGAAGAAGCATTAGCAGGAGCTCAGCTAGGTCCATGCAACAGAGAAGTCCAAGCAGGAGCCTGGAGAGAACTCATGTACGAAAAAGTGTCAGCCCAAGCCCACCATTGGAGAAACGAAGAAGCATTACCCGAAACTCTGTGATATCTCCATTGCGAAGCGTTAGCCGGAGCCCAGCTAGGATTTCAAGGAGCCCACATAGGCCTTCCAGGAGAAGCCCTATGAGAAGTCCACGACGTAACATTCGCAGAAGCCTCAGCAGGAGCCCTGTGAGAACACTTAGAAGAAGTGTGAGCAGAAGCCCAGTAAGAGGTGGTCGACCTCGCAGGAACATTAGCAGAAGTCCCAGTCCACATCGCAGGGCAGTAACACCACCAAACAATGGAAGGAGCCCATCCAGGAGTGATTCTCCTGATGGGTCACCAAAACGCATAAGACGTGGAAGGGGTTTTACACAGCGGTACTCATTTGCAAGACAGTATCGCTCACCTTCTGCTGATCGCTCGCATCGTTATGGCGGAAGAAATGACCGTGACAGGTAACTGAGTCAAAGTTTGATCTGTTGTTTTCATCTGATTTGAGAGTTTTAAATTATGTTTCCCCCCTTATGTAGATACATGGGTTACCGGGGTTCCCGCCATCGATCACCTCCTCGACGTTATAGAAGCCCACCCAGAGGCAGAATGCCATCGCCAAGGTAAATGAACTGTTTTATATGTGATAGTTAAAGAACTTGTTATTTTTCTGT is a window encoding:
- the LOC110434624 gene encoding peptidyl-prolyl cis-trans isomerase CYP95 isoform X1, whose amino-acid sequence is MGRKRNPIVFLDVSVGDEPDERMIFELFADVAPLTTENFRALCTGELGIGQKTKKPLCYKGSSFHRVIKGFMAQGGDIAKGNGSGGESIYSGKFADETCVLPHDDRGLLTTADTGSKASGSQFCITFKPNSHLDRKHTVFGKLVVGSDILKRIEQVDVQSPDSTPVVPVTIVNCGELTDRKDLGSMTIEIDKKRAAKSKSSKDISSDEESNEGQHKGRRHKSSKRRRKKKRYSYSESDSSSESETESSDSESDSDTYSSDSSDVSSSSDDRRRRRKRHSKKNKRKRSRRKRDHRRERRRRKRDRKSKHKSKSRIIKGDSEAESTSDSSSEDDRSKRHRRGRKSKASSQVSEENLAAVAALKDAISPQQKSGIPRSPAQDVSTLQNGEIHTNGVNESKIERSAAVMPVLTGNRSKSRSQSMSANHSMSKSMSISPRRSPMKRSITSPKRSVSRSPVHHNRIVRTPKRSESRSPARRQSISRSPARSLSKSSPRGASRSPHIIRSPVEAHRRSISRSSARSMQQRSPSRSLERTHVRKSVSPSPPLEKRRSITRNSVISPLRSVSRSPARISRSPHRPSRRSPMRSPRRNIRRSLSRSPVRTLRRSVSRSPVRGGRPRRNISRSPSPHRRAVTPPNNGRSPSRSDSPDGSPKRIRRGRGFTQRYSFARQYRSPSADRSHRYGGRNDRDRYMGYRGSRHRSPPRRYRSPPRGRMPSPRRSRYRRRSRSASRSPVHRERGRGGGYSKSPVRSLSPPPRPRSHGDRARSVSRSHLSGSRSRSPPALHPSPPDSPSLKRASVEKSQSPSRSPSLSGSPSRGGNKGLVSYGDGSPDSAGK
- the LOC110434624 gene encoding peptidyl-prolyl cis-trans isomerase CYP95 isoform X2, coding for MGRKRNPIVFLDVSVGDEPDERMIFELFADVAPLTTENFRALCTGELGIGQKTKKPLCYKGSSFHRVIKGFMAQGGDIAKGNGSGGESIYSGKFADETCVLPHDDRGLLTTADTGSKASGSQFCITFKPNSHLDRKHTVFGKLVVGSDILKRIEQVDVQSPDSTPVVPVTIVNCGELTDRKDLGSMTIEIDKKRAAKSKSSKDISSDEESNEGQHKGRRHKSSKRRRKKKRYSYSESDSSSESETESSDSESDSDTYSSDSSDVSSSSDDRRRRRKRHSKKNKRKRSRRKRDHRRERRRRKRDRKSKHKSKRIIKGDSEAESTSDSSSEDDRSKRHRRGRKSKASSQVSEENLAAVAALKDAISPQQKSGIPRSPAQDVSTLQNGEIHTNGVNESKIERSAAVMPVLTGNRSKSRSQSMSANHSMSKSMSISPRRSPMKRSITSPKRSVSRSPVHHNRIVRTPKRSESRSPARRQSISRSPARSLSKSSPRGASRSPHIIRSPVEAHRRSISRSSARSMQQRSPSRSLERTHVRKSVSPSPPLEKRRSITRNSVISPLRSVSRSPARISRSPHRPSRRSPMRSPRRNIRRSLSRSPVRTLRRSVSRSPVRGGRPRRNISRSPSPHRRAVTPPNNGRSPSRSDSPDGSPKRIRRGRGFTQRYSFARQYRSPSADRSHRYGGRNDRDRYMGYRGSRHRSPPRRYRSPPRGRMPSPRRSRYRRRSRSASRSPVHRERGRGGGYSKSPVRSLSPPPRPRSHGDRARSVSRSHLSGSRSRSPPALHPSPPDSPSLKRASVEKSQSPSRSPSLSGSPSRGGNKGLVSYGDGSPDSAGK
- the LOC110434624 gene encoding peptidyl-prolyl cis-trans isomerase CYP95 isoform X6 → MGRKRNPIVFLDVSVGDEPDERMIFELFADVAPLTTENFRALCTGELGIGQKTKKPLCYKGSSFHRVIKGFMAQGGDIAKGNGSGGESIYSGKFADETCVLPHDDRGLLTTADTGSKASGSQFCITFKPNSHLDRKHTVFGKLVVGSDILKRIEQVDVQSPDSTPVVPVTIVNCGELTDRKDLGSMTIEIDKKRAAKSKSSKDISSDEESNEGQHKGRRHKSSKRRRKKKRYSYSESDSSSESETESSDSESDSDTYSSDSSDVSSSSDDRRRRRKRHSKKNKRKRSRRKRDHRRERRRRKRDRKSKHKSKRIIKGDSEAESTSDSSSEDDRSKRHRRGRKSKASSQVSEENLAAVAALKDAISPQQKSGIPRSPAQDVSTLQNGEIHTNGVNESKIERSAAVMPVLTGNRSKSRSQSMSANHSMSKSMSISPRRSPMKRSITSPKRSVSRSPVHHNRIVRTPKRSESRSPARRQSISRSPARSLSKSSPRGASRSPHIIRSPVEAHRRSISRSSARSMQQRSPSRSLERTHVRKSVSPSPPLEKRRSITRNSVISPLRSVSRSPARISRSPHRPSRRSPMRSPRRNIRRSLSRSPVRTLRRSVSRSPVRGGRPRRNISRSPSPHRRAVTPPNNGRSPSRSDSPDGSPKRIRRGRGFTQRYSFARQYRSPSADRSHRYGGRNDRDRYMGYRGSRHRSPPRRYRSPPRGRMPSPRYRRRSRSASRSPVHRERGRGGGYSKSPVRSLSPPPRPRSHGDRARSVSRSHLSGSRSRSPPALHPSPPDSPSLKRASVEKSQSPSRSPSLSGSPSRGGNKGLVSYGDGSPDSAGK
- the LOC110434624 gene encoding peptidyl-prolyl cis-trans isomerase CYP95 isoform X8, translating into MGRKRNPIVFLDVSVGDEPDERMIFELFADVAPLTTENFRALCTGELGIGQKTKKPLCYKGSSFHRVIKGFMAQGGDIAKGNGSGGESIYSGKFADETCVLPHDDRGLLTTADTGSKASGSQFCITFKPNSHLDRKHTVFGKLVVGSDILKRIEQVDVQSPDSTPVVPVTIVNCGELTDRKDLGSMTIEIDKKRAAKSKSSKDISSDEESNEGQHKGRRHKSSKRRRKKKRYSYSESDSSSESETESSDSESDSDTYSSDSSDVSSSSDDRRRRRKRHSKKNKRKRSRRKRDHRRERRRRKRDRKSKHKSKRIIKGDSEAESTSDSSSEDDRSKRHRRGRKSKASSQVSVAALKDAISPQQKSGIPRSPAQDVSTLQNGEIHTNGVNESKIERSAAVMPVLTGNRSKSRSQSMSANHSMSKSMSISPRRSPMKRSITSPKRSVSRSPVHHNRIVRTPKRSESRSPARRQSISRSPARSLSKSSPRGASRSPHIIRSPVEAHRRSISRSSARSMQQRSPSRSLERTHVRKSVSPSPPLEKRRSITRNSVISPLRSVSRSPARISRSPHRPSRRSPMRSPRRNIRRSLSRSPVRTLRRSVSRSPVRGGRPRRNISRSPSPHRRAVTPPNNGRSPSRSDSPDGSPKRIRRGRGFTQRYSFARQYRSPSADRSHRYGGRNDRDRYMGYRGSRHRSPPRRYRSPPRGRMPSPRRSRYRRRSRSASRSPVHRERGRGGGYSKSPVRSLSPPPRPRSHGDRARSVSRSHLSGSRSRSPPALHPSPPDSPSLKRASVEKSQSPSRSPSLSGSPSRGGNKGLVSYGDGSPDSAGK
- the LOC110434624 gene encoding peptidyl-prolyl cis-trans isomerase CYP95 isoform X7; its protein translation is MGRKRNPIVFLDVSVGDEPDERMIFELFADVAPLTTENFRALCTGELGIGQKTKKPLCYKGSSFHRVIKGFMAQGGDIAKGNGSGGESIYSGKFADETCVLPHDDRGLLTTADTGSKASGSQFCITFKPNSHLDRKHTVFGKLVVGSDILKRIEQVDVQSPDSTPVVPVTIVNCGELTDRKDLGSMTIEIDKKRAAKSKSSKDISSDEESNEGQHKGRRHKSSKRRRKKKRYSYSESDSSSESETESSDSESDSDTYSSDSSDVSSSSDDRRRRRKRHSKKNKRKRSRRKRDHRRERRRRKRDRKSKHKSKSRIIKGDSEAESTSDSSSEDDRSKRHRRGRKSKASSQVSVAALKDAISPQQKSGIPRSPAQDVSTLQNGEIHTNGVNESKIERSAAVMPVLTGNRSKSRSQSMSANHSMSKSMSISPRRSPMKRSITSPKRSVSRSPVHHNRIVRTPKRSESRSPARRQSISRSPARSLSKSSPRGASRSPHIIRSPVEAHRRSISRSSARSMQQRSPSRSLERTHVRKSVSPSPPLEKRRSITRNSVISPLRSVSRSPARISRSPHRPSRRSPMRSPRRNIRRSLSRSPVRTLRRSVSRSPVRGGRPRRNISRSPSPHRRAVTPPNNGRSPSRSDSPDGSPKRIRRGRGFTQRYSFARQYRSPSADRSHRYGGRNDRDRYMGYRGSRHRSPPRRYRSPPRGRMPSPRRSRYRRRSRSASRSPVHRERGRGGGYSKSPVRSLSPPPRPRSHGDRARSVSRSHLSGSRSRSPPALHPSPPDSPSLKRASVEKSQSPSRSPSLSGSPSRGGNKGLVSYGDGSPDSAGK
- the LOC110434624 gene encoding peptidyl-prolyl cis-trans isomerase CYP95 isoform X3, whose product is MGRKRNPIVFLDVSVGDEPDERMIFELFADVAPLTTENFRALCTGELGIGQKTKKPLCYKGSSFHRVIKGFMAQGGDIAKGNGSGGESIYSGKFADETCVLPHDDRGLLTTADTGSKASGSQFCITFKPNSHLDRKHTVFGKLVVGSDILKRIEQVDVQSPDSTPVVPVTIVNCGELTDRKDLGSMTIEIDKKRAAKSKSSKDISSDEESNEGQHKGRRHKSSKRRRKKKRYSYSESDSSSESETESSDSESDSDTYSSDSSDVSSSSDDRRRRRKRHSKKNKRKRSRRKRDHRRERRRRKRDRKSKHKSKSRIIKGDSEAESTSDSSSEDDRSKRHRRGRKSKASSQVSEENLAAVAALKDAISPQQKSGIPRSPAQDVSTLQNGEIHTNGVNESKIERSAAVMPVLTGNRSKSRSQSMSANHSMSKSMSISPRRSPMKRSITSPKRSVSRSPVHHNRIVRTPKRSESRSPARRQSISRSPARSLSKSSPRGASRSPHIIRSPVEAHRRSISRSSARSMQQRSPSRSLERTHVRKSVSPSPPLEKRRSITRNSVISPLRSVSRSPARISRSPHRPSRRSPMRSPRRNIRRSLSRSPVRTLRRSVSRSPVRGGRPRRNISRSPSPHRRAVTPPNNGRSPSRSDSPDGSPKRIRRGRGFTQRYSFARQYRSPSADRSHRYGGRNDRDRYMGYRGSRHRSPPRRYRSPPRGRMPSPSRYRRRSRSASRSPVHRERGRGGGYSKSPVRSLSPPPRPRSHGDRARSVSRSHLSGSRSRSPPALHPSPPDSPSLKRASVEKSQSPSRSPSLSGSPSRGGNKGLVSYGDGSPDSAGK
- the LOC110434624 gene encoding peptidyl-prolyl cis-trans isomerase CYP95 isoform X9, producing the protein MLQGIIVPPCHQGVHGTRCKTDDIDCFSYHIVFKGGDIAKGNGSGGESIYSGKFADETCVLPHDDRGLLTTADTGSKASGSQFCITFKPNSHLDRKHTVFGKLVVGSDILKRIEQVDVQSPDSTPVVPVTIVNCGELTDRKDLGSMTIEIDKKRAAKSKSSKDISSDEESNEGQHKGRRHKSSKRRRKKKRYSYSESDSSSESETESSDSESDSDTYSSDSSDVSSSSDDRRRRRKRHSKKNKRKRSRRKRDHRRERRRRKRDRKSKHKSKSRIIKGDSEAESTSDSSSEDDRSKRHRRGRKSKASSQVSEENLAAVAALKDAISPQQKSGIPRSPAQDVSTLQNGEIHTNGVNESKIERSAAVMPVLTGNRSKSRSQSMSANHSMSKSMSISPRRSPMKRSITSPKRSVSRSPVHHNRIVRTPKRSESRSPARRQSISRSPARSLSKSSPRGASRSPHIIRSPVEAHRRSISRSSARSMQQRSPSRSLERTHVRKSVSPSPPLEKRRSITRNSVISPLRSVSRSPARISRSPHRPSRRSPMRSPRRNIRRSLSRSPVRTLRRSVSRSPVRGGRPRRNISRSPSPHRRAVTPPNNGRSPSRSDSPDGSPKRIRRGRGFTQRYSFARQYRSPSADRSHRYGGRNDRDRYMGYRGSRHRSPPRRYRSPPRGRMPSPRRSRYRRRSRSASRSPVHRERGRGGGYSKSPVRSLSPPPRPRSHGDRARSVSRSHLSGSRSRSPPALHPSPPDSPSLKRASVEKSQSPSRSPSLSGSPSRGGNKGLVSYGDGSPDSAGK
- the LOC110434624 gene encoding peptidyl-prolyl cis-trans isomerase CYP95 isoform X5, whose translation is MGRKRNPIVFLDVSVGDEPDERMIFELFADVAPLTTENFRALCTGELGIGQKTKKPLCYKGSSFHRVIKGFMAQGGDIAKGNGSGGESIYSGKFADETCVLPHDDRGLLTTADTGSKASGSQFCITFKPNSHLDRKHTVFGKLVVGSDILKRIEQVDVQSPDSTPVVPVTIVNCGELTDRKDLGSMTIEIDKKRAAKSKSSKDISSDEESNEGQHKGRRHKSSKRRRKKKRYSYSESDSSSESETESSDSESDSDTYSSDSSDVSSSSDDRRRRRKRHSKKNKRKRSRRKRDHRRERRRRKRDRKSKHKSKSRIIKGDSEAESTSDSSSEDDRSKRHRRGRKSKASSQVSEENLAAVAALKDAISPQQKSGIPRSPAQDVSTLQNGEIHTNGVNESKIERSAAVMPVLTGNRSKSRSQSMSANHSMSKSMSISPRRSPMKRSITSPKRSVSRSPVHHNRIVRTPKRSESRSPARRQSISRSPARSLSKSSPRGASRSPHIIRSPVEAHRRSISRSSARSMQQRSPSRSLERTHVRKSVSPSPPLEKRRSITRNSVISPLRSVSRSPARISRSPHRPSRRSPMRSPRRNIRRSLSRSPVRTLRRSVSRSPVRGGRPRRNISRSPSPHRRAVTPPNNGRSPSRSDSPDGSPKRIRRGRGFTQRYSFARQYRSPSADRSHRYGGRNDRDRYMGYRGSRHRSPPRRYRSPPRGRMPSPRYRRRSRSASRSPVHRERGRGGGYSKSPVRSLSPPPRPRSHGDRARSVSRSHLSGSRSRSPPALHPSPPDSPSLKRASVEKSQSPSRSPSLSGSPSRGGNKGLVSYGDGSPDSAGK
- the LOC110434624 gene encoding peptidyl-prolyl cis-trans isomerase CYP95 isoform X4, producing MGRKRNPIVFLDVSVGDEPDERMIFELFADVAPLTTENFRALCTGELGIGQKTKKPLCYKGSSFHRVIKGFMAQGGDIAKGNGSGGESIYSGKFADETCVLPHDDRGLLTTADTGSKASGSQFCITFKPNSHLDRKHTVFGKLVVGSDILKRIEQVDVQSPDSTPVVPVTIVNCGELTDRKDLGSMTIEIDKKRAAKSKSSKDISSDEESNEGQHKGRRHKSSKRRRKKKRYSYSESDSSSESETESSDSESDSDTYSSDSSDVSSSSDDRRRRRKRHSKKNKRKRSRRKRDHRRERRRRKRDRKSKHKSKRIIKGDSEAESTSDSSSEDDRSKRHRRGRKSKASSQVSEENLAAVAALKDAISPQQKSGIPRSPAQDVSTLQNGEIHTNGVNESKIERSAAVMPVLTGNRSKSRSQSMSANHSMSKSMSISPRRSPMKRSITSPKRSVSRSPVHHNRIVRTPKRSESRSPARRQSISRSPARSLSKSSPRGASRSPHIIRSPVEAHRRSISRSSARSMQQRSPSRSLERTHVRKSVSPSPPLEKRRSITRNSVISPLRSVSRSPARISRSPHRPSRRSPMRSPRRNIRRSLSRSPVRTLRRSVSRSPVRGGRPRRNISRSPSPHRRAVTPPNNGRSPSRSDSPDGSPKRIRRGRGFTQRYSFARQYRSPSADRSHRYGGRNDRDRYMGYRGSRHRSPPRRYRSPPRGRMPSPSRYRRRSRSASRSPVHRERGRGGGYSKSPVRSLSPPPRPRSHGDRARSVSRSHLSGSRSRSPPALHPSPPDSPSLKRASVEKSQSPSRSPSLSGSPSRGGNKGLVSYGDGSPDSAGK